The Xenopus laevis strain J_2021 chromosome 4L, Xenopus_laevis_v10.1, whole genome shotgun sequence genomic sequence ATTTTAGCAattatgtggttgctagggtccaaattaccctagcaaaaacgcagtggtttgaatgagagactgtaatatgaatagaagagggtctgaatagaaagataagtaataactaACACTAAAGaaattgcagccttacagagcaatcatATTTGGTTGCACCGActtcaggattcagttcggatcctaatttgcatatggggagggaaatcgcatgactttttgtcacaaaacaaggaaataaaaaatgttttcccttcatatgcaaattaggattcagtttggccgaatctttcacgaaggattcgggtgttcggccaaatccaaaatagtggattcggtgcatccctagttgcacctatatgaaagctggaaagagtcagaagacggcagcaaaaaaatttaaaaaaaactattgagaaatgaaaaatcaattgaaaagtatccataacttactaaaagtcaatttaaaggtgaagcaccccttaaAGGTTCATTATTCAATAACCTACCCAAATGTTTGTCTCTTTCCAGACTTGGATGTACGTTGCACGAGAAAGGAGTTCATGTAATCCTCTTTGATATACGAAAACCAGACCAAGAGCTGCCTGAAGGAATCCATTTTGTTCAAGGAGACGTGCGTTCTCTCTCTCAGCTGGAAGATGTGGTGGCAGGCGCAAGCTGTGTATTTCATACAGCCTCTTATGGAATGTCTGGGAAGGAGCAACTCCATCGGCAGAAAATTGAAGCTATAAATGTCAGAGGCACAGAGAATATAATCCAAGCTTGCATAAACACAAATGTTCCGAGGCTTGTttacacaagtacctttaatgtgATTTTTGGTGGGCAAACAATAAGAGACGGCGATGAGTCTCTGGCGTATCTACCTCAGGATGCATTCGTAGATAACTACTCCCGCACAAAGACAGTCGCAGAGATGTTTGTACTGAAAATGAATAATCAAGAATTGAAAAATAACAGTGGCTTTCTAAGAACCTGTTCTCTCCGGGCTGCTGGGATCTACGGGCCTGGGGAGCAGCGACATCTGCCTAGAATTATTAATGCCCTTGAAAAGGGGATGTTCTTGTTTGTATACGGGGATAATCCTCTCGTTCAGTTCGTACATGTCGATAATCTCATATCTGCACATATTTTAGCAGCTGAGGCTTTAACATCTGAAAAGAAATACATTGCTGCTGGGCAACCCTACTTCATTTCTGACGGCCCCCCAGTGAATAACTTTGAATTTTTCAGGCCCCTCGTGGAAGGCCTTGGTTATAAGTTCCCTTCCCTTCGTTTTCCCCTGTCGCTCgtctatttttttgcatttttgacgGAGTGGATTCACTTTTTTATTAGCCCTGTGTGCGACTTTCAGCCTATCCTGACACGGGCTGAAGTTTTCAAAACGGGGGTCACTCACTACTTCAAGATTGAAAAGGCCACAAGAGAACTGGGGTTTGAACCGCAGCCATTTACAATGCAAGACGTGGCTGAATGGTTTAAAAACCATGGTTACGGCAAACAGGACAAGAAGATCAAAAGCAATTACTTGATTTGggacatcatttttattttattggtgaCTGTCGTGCTGTTATCATGGCTTCCTAGTAGTGAATGAgccttgtgtgtatatatatgttctTCTCTAAGCCCGAGAGCATCCTATGATGATTTGTTTTAATGATGATAATAAGTGATCATTGACTGGGTGACTTACTTAATTGTTTGCAAAACGATTGGGCACATTTATTCAAAGCTGAACCAGGAAATCCTGATTGGTTGGCAGCAGTTATATTTTTATAGCGGTTATTAACTTTTGGTTTGTCAGGAGAACTGGAATAATAAAGTAAATCAAaagtccttttgtttttttttttgtttttttcttttaatgtgccAATCTGCTTTGAGCTgtcgaatttgatttttttactaTGGGGTTTTAGATTGCAATCAGTTTACTATTATGCCTATGGAACACTGGCTTTATTGAACATCCATGTTTTTCAGCCGGTGAAGAAATGCTTGAAAAAGTCATCAAAGTCATTTAGTTAAACAGAATGTACCTATTTTTGACCAGAAAGTGTCCTTCGAATTCTTTACTTTGTCAGATCCACGTTTCACTACAGAttagggctgcaccgaatccactagtttgtattcagccaaacccctgaatcctttctgaaagattccgctgaataccgaactgaatccgaaaaaGGATTAGGAGTggaaagggggaaacattttttaattcctttttttgtgacgaaaagtcatgctatttccctcccaccccctaatttgcatatgcaaattcagatttctttcggctgggcagaaggattaggccgaatcctgctgaaaaaggcagaatcccgaactgaaatcctggattcggtgcatccctactacagaTGAGAGGTATATTTACATGATTCAGCTACAGACTGTACGACCAGAAGGTGGAGGAGAATTTGCCAGTAACACTAACCCAAATTTGCATGTTCTAATTTTAAGCAAAATCATAAATTGTCATCAATCTCGAACAAAAAAATGATCATATTCAGATCAGCAGAGGTTTAGgaggttattaatcaaaggtcgagccatgtgagctttttttagacctcgaatgctcgcaacttgaatggtttctaatttaagaaaaaactcaatcaGTGAATTCGAGGTAAGAaacctaaaaactcaaattgatggAGTTTTTGGcggaaaaaaatggaattgatcaagttttcaagcgAAACTTAAAACTTAAACAtgatgaaggctacaaacatctttagggctcttacacacgggcgtttgagcgcaggagtaaacgcactcaattattgtcaagggggctgtactcgaacagacgcatgtaagcggcaaacgctggtgagacgcagcatgttgcattttacctgcgttcatttcttacatgcgtctgtgtgagtacaggcacCTTGACAATACttgagtgcgtttactcctgcgctcccctgcggctgaacagaagaaagcgcaacgcagcaaaaaacacccgtgtgtaagagccataaatggttcaagggacctctgccattgactcctacatgaccttgactcGTTTAAGATGGTctatttttagattcaagctatttccagagttGGGGTATAATAAGTCGTGAACAaatcgagttaaaaaaaaaaaaattagaaaattgttagttttttttacctgaaaatcttttttttgtttactaaaaTAATTAACTAGAATTTTTCAGGTATAATACAACTCGGAAAAAATGTACATAATTAGATGCTAATCTCCACAGGGCCCATGgggatatgaaacgcgtaaggccatgtgGTCTGTATACCCATCATGATTTTTGACTAAAGACTATATTTTGGAtaacttttttggttttgaataACACAACTCGCCCTTTAATTAAGATTAAGCTTGCCTTTGAGTTTTCATTCTTCTGTATATTTAGGATTCGGACAATCCCCAACtgataacttggggggggggggaatatgacGATCAGTAATAAAAGTGTCCCTTATATTTACTACTGATAATTATATTGCCATAgtgaacttgattttttttttcta encodes the following:
- the sdr42e1.L gene encoding short-chain dehydrogenase/reductase family 42E member 1 (The RefSeq protein has 2 substitutions compared to this genomic sequence), translating into MSSSQRAKETVVITGGGGYFGHRLGCTLHEKGVHVILFDIRKPDQELPEGIHFVQGDVRSLSQLEDVVAGASCVFHTASYGMSGKEQLHRQKIEAINVRGTENIIQACINTNVPRLVYTSTFNVIFGGQTIRDGDESLPYLPQDAFVDNYSRTKTVAEMFVLKMNNQELKNNSGFLRTCSLRAAGIYGPGEQRHLPRIISALEKGMFLFVYGDNPLVQFVHVDNLISAHILAAEALTSEKKYIAAGQPYFISDGPPVNNFEFFRPLVEGLGYKFPSLRFPLSLVYFFAFLTEWIHFFISPVCDFQPILTRAEVFKTGVTHYFKIEKATRELGFEPQPFTMQDVAEWFKNHGYGKQDKKIKSNYLIWDIIFILLVTVVLLSWLPSSE